The following nucleotide sequence is from Lysobacter panacisoli.
GGTTGGCGCCAGCCGGTCGAAACCGCACTGGCGGTGCTGTACCACGACGCGATCTACGAAGCCGGGCGCAAGGACAACGAAACGCGTTCGGCGGAAATGGCGGTTGCGCAGGTCGGTCGCTGGATGCCCGAAGCCGGTGTCGACGTACGCCGGGTGATGGACCTGATCGAACTGACTGCGCGTCACGGTTCGTTCTCGCCCGGCAATGTCGATAGCGAAACCGCACTGTTCCTCGACTGCGACATGGCGATCCTTGGCGCGGAACCGGTCGTGTTCGACGCCTATGACCGCGGCATCGCGGCGGAGTATCGCGGCCACGTGCCCGGCTGGCTGTTCAAGCTCAATCGCCGCCGCTTCCTGAAGGCGCTGCTCGGTCGCGAGCGCATCTATCTCAGCGATTTCTTCCACGAGCGTTTCGACGCGCAGGCTCGGCGCAACCTGCGTCGCGCGGTCACCGAGAAACGTTAGCGTGTCGTGAGGAGCGCACGCGATACGCCCGTACAATCGGTGCAGTCGCGGAGAGGAGGCAGGCATGTCGCTCCGACTGGAATCACCTTCGTTCACGCACAACGGCGCGATTCCGTCGAGGTACACCTGCGATGGCGAGGACGTCTCGCCCGCGTTGCAGTGGTACGGCGTGCCGGCGGAAACGCGCAGTCTGGTGTTGATCGTCGACGATCCCGATGCACCCGATCCGGCCGCACCCAGGCGGGTGTGGGTGCACTGGGTGCTGTACAACCTGGCGGCCGACGCCGGCGGATTACCCGAAGGCGTGGTCGAGGCGCAGTTACCCAAGGGTACGGCGCTGGGCCTAAACGACTGGAAGCGCACCGGCTACGGTGGGCCGTGTC
It contains:
- a CDS encoding YbhB/YbcL family Raf kinase inhibitor-like protein, whose product is MSLRLESPSFTHNGAIPSRYTCDGEDVSPALQWYGVPAETRSLVLIVDDPDAPDPAAPRRVWVHWVLYNLAADAGGLPEGVVEAQLPKGTALGLNDWKRTGYGGPCPPIGRHRYFHKLYALDTVLSDLGTPDKAALLKAMEGHVIGEAVLIGTYQHPAK